In one Trichlorobacter lovleyi SZ genomic region, the following are encoded:
- the lpxK gene encoding tetraacyldisaccharide 4'-kinase, translating into MTGAVWWRGMADGSNRSAAAFALKLLLAPFALLYGTALCIRALLYQAGILATHRLPCPVISVGNLTVGGTGKTPVTILLARELQHRGCRVAVLSRGYGGSLEGQVAVVSDGESLLLGPGQAGDEPCLLARSVAGLIVVIGSDRYQAGLTVLERFRPDVLLLDDGFQHIRLYRDLNILLLDAARPFGNGWTVPLGLLREPRTALKRADLALFTRCHGTEMLPPLTLPTSRSYHRLASFQLLVTGNAVSLEQLQQGRVAAFAGIAEPSAFFEALRQIGIEPVATLSLPDHEPYHAAGLQQLEALVASAEPDWLITTEKDGIKLQGGGYAWSSRLVTARLEVQLEDRELLARALDKLFQIGPE; encoded by the coding sequence ATGACAGGGGCTGTCTGGTGGCGTGGCATGGCTGACGGGAGCAATCGGAGTGCCGCTGCTTTTGCCCTGAAACTGCTGCTGGCTCCCTTTGCGCTGTTATACGGAACGGCACTGTGTATCAGGGCTCTGCTCTATCAGGCCGGTATTCTGGCCACTCACCGTCTGCCTTGTCCGGTCATTTCCGTCGGCAACCTCACAGTCGGCGGCACCGGCAAGACTCCGGTAACCATTCTGCTTGCCCGGGAACTGCAGCATCGCGGTTGCAGGGTTGCGGTCCTGTCCCGTGGTTACGGCGGCTCCCTTGAGGGGCAGGTCGCCGTGGTGAGCGACGGTGAATCATTGCTGCTTGGGCCAGGACAGGCCGGTGATGAACCCTGCCTGCTGGCCCGAAGCGTGGCAGGTCTGATCGTGGTTATCGGCTCAGATCGTTATCAGGCCGGTCTGACGGTACTGGAACGCTTTAGGCCTGATGTGCTGCTGCTGGACGATGGTTTTCAACATATCCGCCTGTACCGGGATCTGAATATCCTGCTGTTGGATGCAGCCCGTCCGTTCGGCAATGGCTGGACCGTACCGCTGGGGCTACTGCGGGAACCTCGTACGGCATTGAAACGGGCTGATCTGGCACTGTTTACCCGCTGTCATGGTACTGAGATGCTGCCGCCGCTTACACTGCCAACCAGCCGGTCATACCACCGTCTGGCCAGCTTCCAGCTCTTAGTGACCGGAAATGCGGTGTCGCTTGAACAGCTGCAGCAGGGCCGGGTTGCGGCCTTTGCCGGTATCGCTGAGCCGTCGGCATTTTTTGAGGCGCTCCGGCAGATCGGTATTGAGCCGGTTGCGACCCTCAGTCTACCCGACCATGAACCCTATCATGCCGCAGGGCTGCAGCAGCTGGAAGCTCTGGTTGCATCGGCAGAGCCGGACTGGCTGATCACCACAGAGAAGGACGGGATCAAGCTACAGGGGGGGGGATACGCCTGGAGTTCCCGTCTGGTAACCGCGCGTCTTGAGGTTCAGCTTGAGGACCGGGAACTGCTTGCAAGAGCCCTTGATAAACTGTTTCAAATCGGTCCTGAGTAA
- a CDS encoding lysophospholipid acyltransferase family protein produces MKKIVWMLQVAVLYGFTWVVALVPERLSERFGVWTGLLLRRILGSRRRIAEENISRVLEHMRAQPEWTCTIPTAEGIAREVFCNLGRSLVETCRLYHGKGGGLIDRIEVRGREYYDAARAQGKGIIFLTGHCGNWELVALAYARLFKEPLSVVARRQNNPYLNTMVERMRQHYDNSVIYKDNALKNMITVIRRNGTVGLLVDQTVFPEEGYLVDFLGRPAWASKAPVLIARKTGVPIVPAFIHREAGRHVIEIHPPLQFEGSADEQGWCDDVKTYSRIIERFIVAHPTEWYWVHRRWKRTEGL; encoded by the coding sequence ATGAAAAAGATCGTGTGGATGCTTCAGGTGGCGGTGCTCTATGGCTTTACCTGGGTGGTGGCTCTGGTGCCGGAACGTCTGTCTGAACGGTTCGGGGTCTGGACCGGTCTGCTACTGCGCCGGATATTGGGAAGTCGTCGGCGTATTGCAGAGGAAAATATCAGCCGCGTGCTTGAGCATATGCGGGCCCAGCCGGAATGGACCTGTACTATCCCGACAGCCGAGGGGATTGCGCGGGAGGTGTTTTGCAATCTGGGGCGTTCACTGGTGGAAACCTGCCGTTTATATCACGGCAAAGGTGGCGGGCTGATTGACCGGATTGAGGTACGCGGCAGGGAGTATTATGATGCAGCCCGTGCCCAGGGAAAAGGAATTATCTTTCTGACCGGTCACTGCGGCAACTGGGAACTGGTTGCCCTGGCCTACGCCCGCTTGTTTAAGGAACCGCTTTCCGTGGTGGCCCGCCGCCAGAATAATCCGTATCTGAATACCATGGTAGAGCGGATGCGCCAGCACTACGACAACAGCGTTATCTACAAGGATAATGCCCTCAAGAACATGATTACCGTTATTCGCAGGAATGGAACCGTGGGACTGCTGGTGGATCAGACGGTGTTTCCTGAAGAGGGGTATCTGGTTGATTTTCTGGGCCGGCCGGCCTGGGCTTCCAAGGCTCCGGTCCTGATTGCCCGCAAGACCGGTGTCCCGATCGTACCGGCCTTTATTCACCGGGAGGCCGGGCGCCATGTTATCGAGATCCACCCTCCGCTTCAGTTCGAAGGCAGTGCCGATGAACAGGGCTGGTGTGATGACGTTAAAACCTACTCCCGCATCATAGAGCGGTTTATTGTGGCCCATCCCACCGAGTGGTATTGGGTGCACAGGCGCTGGAAGAGAACCGAAGGTCTATGA
- the gmd gene encoding GDP-mannose 4,6-dehydratase codes for MKKALITGITGQDGAYLAELLLEKGYEVHGIKRRASLFNTDRIDHLYQDPHEKGRRLVLHYGDMTDSTNLIRIIQAVQPDEIYNLAAQSHVAVSFETPEYTANADAIGPLRILEAIRILGLEKKTRFYQASTSELYGLVQEIPQKETTPFYPRSPYAVAKLYAYWITVNYREAYGIYGCNGILFNHESPLRGETFVTRKITRALARIKLGLQDCLYLGNLDSLRDWGHAKDYVEMQWLLMQQEHPEDWVIATGIQHSVREFVNAAAEELGMKISWQGSGIDETGTDQSGRVIVRVDPRYFRPTEVETLLGDPGKAREKLGWTPKISFKELVAEMVREDLKAAERDELVKKHGYQAFDYNE; via the coding sequence ATGAAGAAGGCTTTGATCACCGGTATCACCGGCCAGGACGGTGCCTATCTGGCCGAACTGCTGCTTGAGAAGGGGTATGAGGTCCACGGCATCAAGCGGCGTGCCTCCCTGTTCAACACCGACCGGATTGACCATCTCTATCAGGACCCCCATGAAAAGGGGCGCCGGTTGGTCCTGCACTACGGAGACATGACCGACTCCACCAACCTGATCCGGATCATTCAGGCCGTGCAACCGGACGAGATCTACAACCTGGCAGCCCAGTCCCATGTTGCCGTCTCCTTTGAGACCCCTGAATACACCGCCAATGCCGACGCCATCGGTCCTTTGCGGATTCTGGAGGCGATCCGGATCTTGGGGCTTGAGAAAAAGACCCGCTTCTACCAGGCCTCCACCTCCGAACTCTACGGCCTGGTCCAGGAAATTCCCCAGAAGGAAACCACCCCCTTCTATCCCCGGTCCCCCTATGCCGTAGCCAAACTCTACGCCTACTGGATCACCGTCAACTACCGCGAAGCCTACGGCATCTACGGCTGCAACGGCATCCTCTTCAACCATGAATCACCGTTGCGGGGAGAAACCTTTGTCACCCGCAAGATCACCCGTGCCCTGGCCCGGATCAAACTGGGGCTTCAGGACTGCCTCTACCTGGGCAACCTTGACTCCCTGCGGGACTGGGGCCATGCCAAAGACTATGTCGAAATGCAATGGCTGCTGATGCAACAGGAGCACCCTGAAGACTGGGTCATTGCCACCGGTATCCAGCACAGCGTCAGAGAGTTCGTCAATGCCGCCGCTGAAGAACTTGGGATGAAAATCAGCTGGCAGGGCAGTGGAATCGATGAAACCGGTACCGACCAAAGCGGTAGAGTGATTGTCAGGGTTGATCCCCGTTACTTCCGTCCCACCGAAGTCGAAACCCTGCTGGGAGATCCGGGCAAGGCCCGTGAGAAACTGGGCTGGACGCCGAAGATCAGCTTTAAGGAACTGGTTGCCGAAATGGTTCGTGAAGATCTGAAGGCAGCTGAACGGGATGAGCTGGTCAAAAAGCACGGCTACCAGGCGTTTGACTATAATGAGTAG
- a CDS encoding phosphatase PAP2 family protein, with amino-acid sequence MNSGRFWAEVWMVLVLLVIATGLLAHSGADLQLATYFYQAGGWPTGEQFPWKLLYRIDRIPALLLALGWLVVVIRSFAVPSLRQWRRAGIFMVLLLILGPGLLVNSVFKEHWGRPRPREVIQLGGSKEFLQPWQPGISGQGRSFPSGHSSAAFYLLAPWFIYRHRKPFAARCWLSGGIGFGVLMSVARITQGGHFLTDCLWAFGMVWLTGQLLAAVLLPEQENGEGLSS; translated from the coding sequence ATGAACAGCGGTCGCTTCTGGGCGGAAGTGTGGATGGTACTGGTGCTGCTGGTGATTGCCACCGGACTGCTGGCCCACAGCGGTGCGGATCTGCAGCTTGCGACGTACTTTTATCAGGCCGGAGGCTGGCCGACCGGTGAACAGTTCCCCTGGAAGCTGCTCTACCGGATTGACCGGATCCCGGCACTGCTGCTGGCATTGGGCTGGTTGGTTGTCGTGATTCGCAGCTTTGCTGTCCCATCGCTTCGTCAGTGGCGGCGTGCCGGCATCTTCATGGTGCTGCTGCTGATCCTGGGGCCCGGGTTGTTAGTGAACAGTGTTTTCAAAGAACACTGGGGCCGTCCCCGTCCCCGTGAGGTCATACAGCTGGGGGGCAGCAAAGAGTTTCTGCAGCCCTGGCAGCCGGGAATCAGCGGCCAGGGACGCTCCTTCCCTTCAGGTCATTCTTCTGCTGCCTTTTATCTGTTGGCCCCCTGGTTTATCTATCGCCATCGTAAACCGTTTGCTGCGCGCTGCTGGCTTTCCGGCGGGATCGGGTTTGGTGTTCTGATGAGTGTGGCCCGGATTACCCAGGGAGGGCATTTCCTGACAGATTGTCTCTGGGCCTTTGGCATGGTCTGGCTGACCGGGCAGCTGCTGGCGGCCGTACTGTTGCCGGAACAGGAGAATGGCGAGGGGCTATCGTCATGA
- a CDS encoding 3-deoxy-D-manno-octulosonic acid transferase: MNWSILYRLLTLAALPFALLYHWYRSISRGRKSAFGERFGFLPVAAQKSLAGQPVIWLHAVSVGEVIAGRPLLKGLRQRYPEYRLLLSVTTETGRSVAEQDQLADVITYFPFDIHFAVCRLLDAVRPRTIVIMETEIWPVFTYEAQRRSIPLLLANGRISARSFPRYRRFAWFFRPVLQRFSGLGMQSMADLERILAIGAPKERSRVLGNLKYDIPFSPVAADERGQLRQHYRIPADLAVFCCGSTHPGEEEPVLAAYQGLLRQFPALLLILAPRHPERVAEVETTACALGLPVVRRSRLGQQSEGCNAGMVLLVDTVGELMQLYALSDLAYVGGSLVPTGGHNLLEPASRGIPILFGPHMDNFQEITALTLAYGAGVQVTGQQELQDAAADFLATPELRHVVGTNGLKLLRDSGGAVERHLAMLHGVLQQ, translated from the coding sequence ATGAACTGGTCGATCCTGTACCGTCTTCTGACACTGGCTGCGCTGCCGTTTGCTCTATTATACCACTGGTATCGCTCCATCAGCAGGGGCAGAAAGAGTGCCTTTGGTGAACGATTCGGGTTTCTGCCGGTGGCGGCTCAGAAGTCGCTGGCAGGACAGCCGGTTATCTGGTTGCATGCGGTCTCCGTGGGAGAGGTGATTGCCGGCCGGCCTTTGCTGAAAGGGTTACGGCAGCGGTATCCCGAGTACCGGCTGCTGCTCTCGGTTACCACTGAAACCGGTCGCAGTGTGGCTGAACAGGACCAGTTGGCTGATGTCATCACCTACTTTCCGTTTGATATTCATTTTGCCGTCTGCCGTCTGCTTGATGCTGTGAGGCCGCGGACGATTGTGATCATGGAAACCGAGATCTGGCCGGTCTTTACGTATGAGGCGCAGCGGCGCAGCATACCGCTCTTACTGGCCAATGGCCGGATATCGGCGCGTTCCTTCCCGCGTTACCGGCGCTTTGCCTGGTTCTTCAGGCCGGTGCTGCAACGTTTCAGTGGTCTGGGAATGCAAAGCATGGCTGATCTTGAACGGATACTGGCCATCGGTGCGCCGAAAGAGCGCAGCCGGGTTCTGGGTAACCTCAAGTACGATATACCGTTCAGTCCGGTTGCTGCTGATGAGCGGGGGCAACTGCGGCAGCACTACCGTATCCCGGCTGACCTGGCGGTGTTCTGTTGCGGCAGTACCCATCCCGGTGAGGAAGAGCCGGTGTTGGCTGCCTATCAGGGGCTGCTCAGGCAGTTTCCCGCCTTGCTGCTGATTCTGGCACCGCGCCATCCCGAGCGGGTTGCCGAGGTTGAAACCACAGCCTGTGCCCTGGGATTGCCGGTGGTCCGCCGGTCCCGTCTGGGGCAGCAATCCGAAGGCTGCAATGCCGGCATGGTCCTGCTGGTTGACACGGTGGGAGAGCTGATGCAACTGTACGCCCTGTCTGATCTGGCCTACGTGGGGGGCAGCCTGGTCCCCACCGGTGGCCATAACCTGCTGGAGCCTGCCTCGCGGGGGATTCCGATCCTGTTTGGTCCCCACATGGATAATTTTCAGGAGATCACAGCTCTGACACTTGCCTACGGGGCCGGGGTGCAGGTGACTGGGCAGCAGGAACTGCAGGATGCAGCAGCCGACTTTCTGGCAACGCCTGAGCTGCGGCATGTGGTGGGCACCAATGGTCTCAAGCTGCTGCGTGACAGCGGCGGCGCGGTTGAACGTCATCTGGCCATGCTGCACGGAGTGCTGCAGCAATGA
- the waaF gene encoding lipopolysaccharide heptosyltransferase II — translation MKSSQHAEIAGQAAVQRVLVRAVNWIGDAVMTTPALMAVRETYPRAEITLLANPLVGQLLQGHPALDRVMLFDRKLKHRGLLGRLRLARQLAAERFDLAVILPNSFDSALIPWLARIPVRIGKASDGRSLLLTHRFYEQSPSAERHEVQYYCELLAAFGISAEQSTPTLAVTAQEEQEVSTLLAEHGISAEEMVLGVNAGASFGSAKRWYPERFANVAQRLAASWGARVILFGGPDEQELVAVIEREMAGNCLNLAGKTTVRQLMALINRCNFFVTNDSGPMHIAAAFGVPLVAIFGPTDHRGTAPCSDKAVIVRQTIDCAPCKLRVCPTDHRCMTAVTVEDVVKSANLLWKNKGVKTR, via the coding sequence ATGAAGAGTTCCCAACATGCTGAAATAGCCGGGCAGGCTGCCGTACAGAGGGTGCTGGTCCGGGCGGTTAACTGGATTGGTGACGCGGTCATGACCACTCCGGCGCTTATGGCAGTACGGGAAACCTATCCCCGGGCAGAGATTACGCTGCTGGCCAACCCGCTGGTGGGACAACTGCTGCAGGGGCATCCGGCACTGGATCGGGTTATGCTGTTTGATCGTAAGTTAAAGCACCGTGGTCTGCTGGGGCGGTTGCGTCTGGCACGGCAACTGGCTGCGGAACGGTTCGATCTGGCGGTTATCCTGCCCAACTCCTTCGATTCTGCCCTGATCCCCTGGCTGGCAAGGATTCCGGTACGGATCGGCAAGGCCTCGGATGGACGCAGTCTGCTGTTGACCCACCGTTTTTACGAGCAGTCGCCGTCTGCAGAGCGGCACGAGGTGCAGTATTATTGTGAGCTGCTGGCGGCATTCGGCATCTCTGCTGAACAGTCGACACCAACACTCGCCGTCACTGCTCAGGAGGAGCAAGAGGTCTCAACGCTGCTGGCAGAACATGGCATCTCTGCAGAGGAGATGGTACTTGGTGTCAATGCCGGTGCCAGTTTCGGCTCGGCAAAACGCTGGTACCCGGAACGGTTTGCCAACGTTGCCCAACGCCTTGCCGCCTCGTGGGGGGCGCGGGTTATCCTGTTCGGCGGCCCGGATGAGCAGGAGCTCGTGGCGGTGATCGAGCGGGAAATGGCAGGAAACTGTCTGAATCTGGCAGGTAAGACCACGGTTCGTCAACTGATGGCGTTGATCAACCGCTGCAACTTTTTTGTCACCAATGATTCCGGGCCGATGCATATTGCTGCTGCCTTTGGCGTGCCGTTGGTGGCGATTTTTGGTCCCACGGACCATAGGGGTACGGCTCCCTGCTCTGATAAGGCGGTGATTGTGCGCCAGACGATTGACTGTGCCCCTTGTAAATTGCGGGTCTGTCCGACCGACCACCGTTGCATGACGGCGGTGACGGTGGAGGATGTAGTGAAGTCTGCAAACCTGTTATGGAAGAACAAAGGAGTCAAGACACGATGA
- a CDS encoding DegT/DnrJ/EryC1/StrS family aminotransferase: MIPMVDLKTQYHHLKSEIDAAVLDALESTQFILGPNVTGLEKETAGYLATAQAVGCASGTDALHLAVLAAGIKPGDEVITTPFTFIATAEAICYAGAVPVFVDVDPQTFNIVPELIEQAITPRTKAVIPVHLFGQPADMAAIGAICERHNLVLIEDCAQSFGAAIAGRMTGSIGAFGCFSFFPSKNLGGYGDGGLVTAATAEGAETLKMLRNHGSKVRYHHDVIGFNSRLDDLQAAILRVKLRHIDRFNQERRRVAHRYSEGLKDVVTVPFEDGKGVHVYHQYTILTDQRDTIMAALSEQQIASAVYYPIPLHRQNVFAEQCRGISLPVTESIAARCMSLPVYPEMTDQQVDQVIAAVRGALAG, encoded by the coding sequence ATGATACCGATGGTAGACCTTAAAACCCAGTACCACCATTTGAAGAGTGAGATTGATGCAGCGGTGTTGGATGCCCTGGAAAGCACCCAGTTCATCCTGGGCCCCAACGTTACCGGGCTTGAAAAAGAAACTGCCGGCTATCTTGCTACTGCTCAGGCCGTTGGCTGCGCCTCAGGTACTGATGCTCTGCATCTGGCTGTACTGGCAGCGGGAATCAAGCCGGGTGATGAGGTGATCACCACACCGTTCACCTTCATCGCCACAGCTGAAGCGATCTGTTATGCCGGCGCTGTGCCGGTCTTTGTGGATGTTGACCCTCAAACCTTTAACATCGTACCGGAGCTGATCGAGCAGGCGATTACCCCCCGAACCAAGGCGGTGATCCCGGTACACCTCTTTGGTCAGCCGGCTGACATGGCTGCCATCGGTGCCATCTGCGAACGTCATAACCTGGTGCTGATCGAGGATTGTGCCCAGTCCTTTGGCGCTGCCATTGCCGGCCGTATGACCGGCTCGATTGGTGCTTTTGGTTGTTTCAGCTTCTTCCCCAGCAAGAACCTGGGCGGTTACGGTGATGGTGGTCTGGTGACCGCTGCCACGGCGGAAGGGGCTGAAACCCTTAAGATGCTGCGCAATCACGGCAGCAAGGTGCGTTATCACCATGACGTGATCGGTTTTAACAGCCGCCTTGACGACCTGCAGGCAGCAATTCTCAGGGTCAAGCTGCGCCATATTGATCGTTTCAACCAGGAGCGCCGCCGGGTTGCCCACCGTTACTCCGAAGGGCTGAAAGATGTCGTCACCGTGCCGTTTGAGGATGGCAAGGGTGTACATGTCTACCACCAGTACACAATTCTGACCGATCAGCGGGACACGATTATGGCGGCGTTGAGCGAGCAGCAGATTGCCAGTGCAGTCTATTACCCGATCCCGTTGCATCGTCAGAACGTCTTTGCTGAACAGTGCCGGGGGATTTCACTGCCGGTGACGGAATCGATAGCGGCGCGTTGTATGTCCTTACCGGTCTATCCGGAAATGACCGATCAGCAGGTAGATCAGGTGATTGCAGCAGTACGCGGGGCATTGGCTGGCTAA
- a CDS encoding Gfo/Idh/MocA family protein translates to MSRLRTAVIGVGYLGNFHAQKYAALEGVELIGVVDADAARGTEVASSCGCQAFTDYRELIGRVDAVSVVVPTQYHHQVAKEFLTAGVHVLIEKPITVTIEQADELISLADAGKLVFQVGHLERFNPVLMAVEEVLIEPLFVESVRIAPFKPRGTDVNVVLDLMIHDIEIIQHLVKSPVAKIDAIGAPVFTGEEDIANARIAFENGCVANVTASRISLKSERKMRIFQRDAYLTLDFQNKKVLVAKKGEGELMPGIPNVQVKEQELGQSDPLLSEIISFVTAITEGRQPQVSGRDGRMALETALKINEALNRIRP, encoded by the coding sequence ATGAGCAGGCTGCGCACGGCGGTTATAGGGGTCGGCTATCTTGGTAACTTTCACGCCCAGAAGTACGCTGCCCTGGAAGGGGTTGAACTGATCGGGGTAGTGGATGCCGATGCTGCCCGCGGGACTGAGGTGGCTTCATCCTGCGGATGTCAGGCCTTTACCGATTATCGTGAGCTGATCGGCCGTGTGGATGCGGTCAGTGTGGTGGTGCCGACCCAGTATCACCATCAGGTTGCAAAAGAGTTCCTGACGGCCGGCGTGCATGTCCTGATCGAGAAACCGATTACCGTTACCATTGAACAGGCCGATGAGCTGATCAGCCTGGCAGATGCAGGTAAACTGGTCTTTCAGGTGGGGCACCTGGAACGGTTTAATCCGGTGCTGATGGCGGTTGAAGAGGTGCTGATTGAACCGTTGTTCGTGGAATCAGTACGGATTGCACCATTCAAACCCCGTGGTACCGATGTTAACGTGGTGCTGGATCTGATGATCCACGACATTGAGATCATCCAGCATCTGGTCAAGTCGCCGGTGGCAAAAATTGATGCCATTGGCGCACCGGTCTTTACCGGCGAAGAGGATATTGCCAATGCCCGGATTGCCTTTGAGAACGGTTGCGTTGCCAATGTCACGGCCAGCCGGATCAGCCTCAAGAGTGAGCGCAAGATGCGGATCTTCCAGCGCGATGCCTACCTGACGCTCGATTTTCAGAACAAGAAGGTGCTGGTCGCCAAAAAAGGGGAAGGCGAGTTGATGCCGGGTATTCCCAATGTGCAGGTCAAGGAGCAGGAATTGGGGCAGTCTGATCCATTGCTATCCGAGATCATCTCGTTCGTGACGGCGATCACCGAAGGCAGGCAGCCCCAGGTCAGTGGCCGCGATGGCAGAATGGCACTGGAAACCGCATTAAAAATCAATGAAGCACTGAACAGGATACGCCCATGA
- the lpxB gene encoding lipid-A-disaccharide synthase: MAVGRPKRVMIVAGEASGDIYGAGLVRAVQAADPAFSFFGIGGPRMREAGCETLVDSADMAVVGLVEVLKHFDVIAAAFLKLKKILLEDPPDLLILIDYPGFNLRLGKVAKKAGVKVLYYISPQIWAWRQGRVKKIKRLVDHMAVILPFEVPFYEQAGVPVSFVGHPMADLVEVSLTRDQAATSFGLDTSRQIVGLFPGSRRSEVSRLLPTILEAARLLQQCLPGLQFVLPLASTLSDDDLAPWLEGCELPITVTRDRIHDLMRACDAVISVSGTVTLEIALVGTPLVIIYKLSPLTFQLAKRLVKVEHIGLCNIVAGETVARELIQEEASPEQIAGEIGRLLRDAEYNTAFRERLTHVRERLGGGGADRRMAGLVLSMVEQS, from the coding sequence ATGGCAGTAGGACGGCCCAAACGGGTCATGATAGTTGCAGGCGAAGCGTCTGGTGATATCTACGGGGCAGGATTGGTGCGCGCAGTACAGGCGGCTGATCCTGCCTTTTCCTTCTTCGGCATCGGCGGCCCCCGCATGCGTGAAGCCGGTTGCGAGACCCTGGTGGACTCTGCCGATATGGCGGTGGTCGGGCTGGTGGAGGTACTGAAACACTTTGACGTGATCGCTGCTGCCTTTCTCAAACTGAAAAAGATCCTGCTGGAAGACCCTCCTGACCTGCTGATTCTGATTGACTATCCCGGATTTAACCTGCGCCTGGGCAAGGTGGCAAAAAAGGCCGGGGTCAAGGTGCTCTACTACATCTCTCCCCAGATCTGGGCCTGGCGCCAGGGGCGGGTCAAAAAGATCAAACGCCTGGTTGACCATATGGCGGTGATCCTGCCCTTTGAGGTCCCTTTTTATGAGCAGGCCGGTGTACCGGTCTCCTTTGTCGGCCATCCCATGGCTGACCTGGTCGAGGTGTCCTTAACACGCGATCAGGCTGCCACCTCTTTCGGGCTTGACACCTCACGACAGATTGTGGGGCTGTTTCCCGGCAGCCGACGGAGTGAAGTCAGCCGTTTGCTGCCCACCATTCTGGAGGCTGCCCGTCTCTTGCAACAGTGCCTGCCCGGACTTCAGTTCGTCCTGCCGCTGGCTTCAACCCTCTCTGATGACGATCTCGCCCCCTGGCTTGAGGGCTGTGAGCTGCCGATAACGGTTACCCGTGATCGGATCCATGATCTGATGCGGGCCTGTGATGCCGTGATATCGGTCTCCGGTACGGTGACCCTGGAGATCGCCCTGGTGGGTACACCGCTGGTGATCATCTACAAACTTTCACCGCTCACTTTCCAGTTGGCCAAGCGACTGGTCAAGGTTGAGCATATCGGCCTGTGCAATATTGTGGCGGGAGAAACGGTTGCCAGGGAGTTGATCCAGGAGGAGGCCTCACCGGAGCAGATCGCTGGAGAGATTGGGCGCTTGCTACGTGATGCAGAGTATAACACAGCGTTCAGGGAGCGGCTTACCCATGTCCGTGAGCGCCTGGGTGGCGGAGGAGCCGACCGGCGTATGGCCGGCTTGGTACTCAGTATGGTGGAACAGTCATGA